A region from the Phycisphaerales bacterium genome encodes:
- a CDS encoding DUF4304 domain-containing protein, producing MPTSPDPAADFRPGEINHPDVAFKELLKRSAAILRAHGFKGSGQNYTRDCGEVWQVVNFQKSMWSVQRDHLLSFYINLSAYLPFDPARPASEDDDGTKPWYHIPKASKLRASYGDVRFRSGELHPDDRDGFDLGDDNFDAVWRALEHRWYKVFVPVLDAIRTRNDLVRLTHLQPWMVDRNCRAKLGDEAPPRWESNEERAKRLQSEFYEYLQSRGARYGEDDPVTPPPPRLPPPPYRTSMY from the coding sequence ATGCCTACCAGTCCCGACCCAGCCGCAGACTTTCGACCCGGTGAGATCAATCACCCGGACGTGGCGTTCAAGGAACTCCTGAAGCGATCGGCGGCGATCCTGCGGGCTCATGGGTTCAAGGGATCCGGTCAGAACTACACCCGTGACTGCGGCGAAGTCTGGCAGGTCGTCAACTTTCAGAAGAGCATGTGGAGCGTCCAACGCGATCACCTGCTCTCGTTCTACATCAACCTCAGCGCGTATCTCCCCTTTGACCCTGCACGGCCTGCCTCCGAGGACGACGATGGAACCAAGCCGTGGTACCACATTCCCAAAGCGTCCAAACTCCGAGCGTCATACGGCGATGTCCGCTTCCGTTCCGGCGAACTCCACCCCGACGACCGCGACGGATTCGATCTCGGCGATGACAATTTCGACGCGGTGTGGCGTGCGCTTGAGCATCGCTGGTACAAGGTGTTCGTGCCCGTGCTCGATGCGATTCGCACGCGCAACGATCTTGTACGCTTGACGCACTTGCAGCCGTGGATGGTGGATCGGAACTGCCGTGCGAAACTCGGCGACGAGGCACCGCCGCGGTGGGAGTCGAACGAGGAACGCGCGAAACGGCTGCAATCGGAGTTCTACGAGTATCTCCAGTCACGTGGCGCGCGATACGGTGAAGACGACCCAGTGACGCCGCCTCCGCCAAGGCTGCCGCCACCGCCATATCGCACTTCGATGTATTAG
- the tadA gene encoding Flp pilus assembly complex ATPase component TadA, translating into MAEFKLTPIRGQTKPIDLVSSVSIGRGTDNTIPLLDEVASRQHCTVSPSSEGWIVEDLGSRNGTRVNEVKIQRAILRPGDVLRVGKHEWIFERERPLPGVESLSTDLPSMSFHVDDALPEAEELSASLSGVNWLLDLGALVENVPPKGMPTEEVSVIDSAGRPTDVLAGKADGPNAVRLLLQLASKGRATDIHVEPRHDLYHIRMRVDGDMVPIQDVPKRVGELSYGLIKNACNMPIVGRDAVQEGHFSAVFPDRRVEYRVSFTPSVHGQKLVVRVLDERGVPQSIAEIGMQSYMVDRIKRTCEQDAGLLLVCGPTGSGKTTTLYNCLRVIDRTARNVVTIEDPVEYQLDGVTQIPIDENRGNTFGSLLRSVLRQDPDVILVGEIRDEETARTAMQAAMTGHVVFSTIHAKDSISAVFRLLDLRVEPYLVANALDLVLAQRLVRVLCDNCKRLIPVTPGQATRMGRYLQGKTEVFVPTGCLRCLRTGYVGRRALFELLDFTDELRDIVLSTPSIAAMKKTIETGLFTTLVQSGWRLVAEGTSSLEEVDRVTAAAR; encoded by the coding sequence GTGGCCGAGTTCAAACTCACTCCCATCCGCGGGCAGACCAAGCCGATCGACCTCGTGTCGAGCGTCAGCATCGGGCGCGGCACGGACAACACGATCCCGCTCCTCGACGAGGTCGCCAGCCGACAGCACTGCACGGTCAGCCCGTCGTCGGAAGGGTGGATCGTCGAGGATCTCGGCTCGCGCAACGGCACGCGCGTCAACGAGGTGAAGATCCAGCGGGCCATCCTCAGGCCCGGCGACGTCCTCCGCGTCGGGAAGCACGAGTGGATCTTCGAGCGCGAGCGTCCGCTTCCCGGCGTCGAAAGCCTCTCGACCGATCTCCCCTCGATGTCGTTCCACGTCGACGACGCCCTCCCCGAGGCGGAGGAACTCTCGGCGTCGCTCAGCGGCGTGAACTGGCTGCTGGATCTGGGCGCGCTCGTCGAGAACGTCCCGCCCAAGGGGATGCCCACGGAGGAGGTCAGCGTCATCGACAGCGCCGGGCGCCCGACGGACGTCCTCGCGGGGAAGGCCGACGGCCCGAACGCGGTGCGGCTGCTCCTGCAACTCGCGTCGAAGGGTCGCGCGACCGACATCCACGTCGAGCCCAGGCACGACCTGTACCACATCCGCATGCGCGTCGATGGGGACATGGTCCCGATCCAGGACGTCCCCAAGCGCGTGGGCGAGTTGTCATACGGGCTCATCAAGAACGCGTGCAACATGCCCATCGTGGGGCGCGACGCCGTGCAGGAGGGGCACTTCTCCGCCGTCTTCCCCGACCGGCGCGTGGAGTATCGCGTCTCGTTCACGCCCAGCGTGCACGGACAGAAACTCGTGGTGCGCGTCCTCGACGAGCGCGGCGTCCCGCAGTCCATCGCCGAGATCGGGATGCAGTCGTACATGGTCGATCGCATCAAGAGGACGTGCGAGCAGGACGCGGGGCTCTTGCTCGTGTGCGGGCCGACGGGGAGCGGCAAGACCACGACGCTCTACAACTGCCTCCGCGTCATCGACCGCACGGCACGCAACGTCGTCACCATCGAGGACCCCGTCGAGTACCAACTCGATGGCGTGACGCAGATCCCCATCGACGAGAATCGCGGCAACACCTTCGGGAGCCTCCTGCGATCGGTCCTGCGTCAGGACCCCGACGTGATCCTCGTCGGCGAGATCCGCGACGAGGAGACGGCCCGCACGGCGATGCAGGCCGCGATGACCGGGCACGTCGTCTTCAGCACGATCCACGCGAAGGACTCGATCTCGGCGGTTTTCCGGCTGCTGGACCTGCGCGTGGAGCCGTATCTCGTCGCCAACGCGTTGGATCTCGTGCTGGCGCAGCGGCTGGTGCGCGTGCTGTGCGACAACTGCAAGCGGCTGATCCCGGTGACGCCGGGGCAGGCGACGCGGATGGGCCGGTATTTGCAGGGGAAAACCGAGGTTTTCGTCCCCACGGGATGCCTGCGATGCCTCCGCACGGGCTATGTCGGAAGGCGGGCGCTCTTCGAGTTGCTCGACTTCACCGACGAACTCCGCGACATCGTCCTCTCCACGCCCTCGATCGCGGCGATGAAGAAGACCATCGAGACCGGCCTCTTCACGACGCTGGTGCAGTCGGGGTGGAGGCTCGTGGCCGAGGGCACGTCAAGCCTCGAAGAGGTCGACCGCGTGACGGCGGCGGCGCGGTGA